The Salmo trutta chromosome 6, fSalTru1.1, whole genome shotgun sequence genome has a window encoding:
- the LOC115195268 gene encoding formin-2-like, with protein MSALVCATLKRREPHSPTAKDHRDATEGEPPPILTTTLQGPPPILTTTLQGSPPILTTTLQGPPPILTTTLQGSPPILTTTLQGPPPIRTTTLQGSPPILTTTLQGSPPILTTTLQGSPPILITTLQGPPPILTTTLQAPPPILTTTLQGSPPILTTTLQAPPPILTTTLQGSPPILTTTLQGPPPILTTTLQGPPPILTTTLQGPPPILTTTLQGPPPILTTTLQGPPPILTTTLQGPPPILTTTLQGSPPILTTTLQAPPPILTTTLQGPPPILTTTLQGPPPILTTTLQGPPPILTTTLQGSPPILTTTLQGPPPILTTTLQGSPPILTTTLQGPPPILTTTLQGPPPILTTTLQGPPPILTTTLQGSPPTFLAQRPHLSPPSHLRHVSSTCSVESVFCCIVALL; from the exons ATGTCTGCACTTGTCTGTGCTACT CTGAAGAGAAGAGAGCCCCACAGCCCCACAGCCAAAGATCACAGAGATGCCACTGAGGGGGAACCCCCACCCATACTGACCACTACTCTACAAGGACCCCCACCCATACTGACCACTACTCTACAAGGATCCCCACCCATACTAACCACTACTCTACAAGGACCCCCACCCATACTGACCACTACTCTACAAGGATCCCCACCCATACTGACCACTACTCTACAAGGACCCCCACCCATACGGACCACTACTCTACAAGGATCCCCACCCATACTGACCACTACTCTACAAGGATCCCCACCCATACTGACCACTACTCTACAAGGATCCCCACCCATACTGATCACTACTCTACAAGGACCCCCACCCATACTAACCACTACTCTACAAGCACCCCCACCCATACTGACCACTACTCTACAAGGATCCCCACCCATACTAACCACTACTCTACAAGCACCCCCACCCATACTAACCACTACTCTACAAGGATCCCCACCCATACTGACCACTACTCTACAAGGACCCCCACCCATACTGACCACTACTCTACAAGGACCCCCACCCATACTGACCACTACTCTACAAGGACCCCCACCCATACTGACCACTACTCTACAAGGACCCCCACCCATACTGACCACTACTCTACAAGGACCCCCACCCATACTAACCACTACTCTACAAGGACCCCCACCCATACTGACCACTACTCTACAAGGATCCCCACCCATACTAACCACTACTCTACAAGCACCCCCACCCATACTAACCACTACTCTACAAGGACCCCCACCCATACTGACCACTACTCTACAAGGACCCCCACCCATACTGACCACTACTCTACAAGGACCCCCACCCATACTGACCACTACTCTACAAGGATCCCCACCCATACTGACCACTACTCTACAAGGACCCCCACCCATACTAACCACTACTCTACAAGGATCCCCACCCATACTGACCACTACTCTACAAGGACCCCCACCCATACTGACCACTACTCTACAAGGACCCCCACCCATACTAACCACTACTCTACAAGGACCCCCACCCATACTGAC CACTACTCTACAAGGATCCCCACCTACCTTTCTGGCTCAGCgacctcatctctctcccccctctcatctGCGGCACGTCTCCTCTACCTGCTCGGTTGAATCTGTTTTCTGTTGTATAGTGGCGCTCCTGTGA